One window from the genome of Engraulis encrasicolus isolate BLACKSEA-1 chromosome 16, IST_EnEncr_1.0, whole genome shotgun sequence encodes:
- the LOC134466619 gene encoding uncharacterized protein LOC134466619, which produces MTDRVSHKWTGEQTRLLIKYRSENEKLFTKSKMAAKMQWQVFVKNAGLEGKVTGVQASKKWENLKQKYKEVRTPKTGSGNENGEYQWQYYEDMHAVMAAKHSIEPPLLGASLPLRAQDDTRKDTEEPSLDSSVNTESGHESPTPSTTKKKRKADTALEFLQEEVREEKKRFELQEAKIAERHEENAALMRQMLAICREMVDKM; this is translated from the exons ATGACCGACCGCGTCTCACATAAAT GGACAGGAGAGCAGACTCGCCTTCTTATCAAGTACAGGAGTGAGAATGAGAAGTTGTTCACTAAATCAAAGATGGCAGCCAAGATGCAGTGGCA GGTTTTTGTGAAGAACGCAGGCCTAGAGGGAAAGGTCACCGGGGTGCAGGCTTCAAAGAAGTGGGAAAACCTCAAGCAAAAATACAAG GAGGTGAGAACACCCAAGACAGGGTCAGGAAACGAAAATGGGGAGTACCAGTGGCAATACTATGAGGACATGCATGCCGTCATGGCTGCTAAACATTCAATCGAGCCCCCTCTGCTGGGGGCATCCCTGCCCTTGAGGGCACAAGACGATACCCGCAAG GATACTGAAGAGCCCTCCCTGGACTCATCTGTCAACACAGAGTCAGGACATGAGTCACCTACACCCAGCACcacaaagaagaagaggaaggcagATACGGCATTAGAGTTCCTACAAGAGGAGGTgcgtgaggagaagaagaggtttGAGCTCCAGGAGGCCAAAATAGCGGAGCGTCATGAGGAGAATGCAGCCCTGATGAGGCAGATGCTGGCCATCTGCAGGGAAATGGTAGATAAAATGTAG